A genomic region of Branchiostoma lanceolatum isolate klBraLanc5 chromosome 4, klBraLanc5.hap2, whole genome shotgun sequence contains the following coding sequences:
- the LOC136433201 gene encoding uncharacterized protein, whose translation MVGAPGILAAVLSVLLIPSAHGAYRSGAVTLRTDDGVVQQLAYFAAQELRAQLLRVTSASQQTYSSGGCLYQLDIEITRDQRRTVERCQVQVVKQRSGYHMTESSCQVQVAAQSLTSKGPAGPQQASLQSRSKKSASMASNRRSQSKQQSRLSGEAPRQGRLTGFTVRVGSGKNQGGTQGVGSLQQGNQKAGGAGRFGSLQQGNQKAGQQFGSLQQGNQKAGQRFGSLQQGNQKAGGQRFGSLQQGNQKAGGQRFGSLQQGNQKAGGNGRFGSLQQGNQKAGGQRFGSLQQGNQKAGGSGRFGSLQQGNQKAGQQVGSLQQGNQKAGGAGRFGSLQQGNQKAGQQVGSLQQGNQKAGGAGRFGSLQQGNQKAGQQFGSLQQGNQKAGQQFGSLQQGNQKGQVVGPSDYGRLQQGNQKAGGQGFGSLQQGNQKAGGPGFGSIQQGTQKAGVFGPSQDTGRSNGFGGRQILPASGLDTSTFFPYGPGTGSAQGNQKAGGTGQGFGSLQQGNQKAGGAGQDFGSLQQGNQKAGGADRGFGSLQQGNQKAGGNGRGFGSLQQGNQKSGGAGQGFGSLQQGNQKAGGAGRDFGSLQQGNQKAGGAGRGFGSLQQGNQKAGENGRGFGSLQQGNQKAGGQVSGSIQRGGKNSGFRQGYSSINQGNQKAGSARQNGGVRGYTSGFMGPILPASSGGSTVIYPAGSRYTGQSRQSNGKTSGNRRMTSQQTAFGPSQKNARQGQSSFGYIEQVAQPMETFNAGYLLSSLRSQQPKQTYSSYSYSYGNGGKQQASSSSYSYSYSYSYGDQPSIPSKDDYPNDENGAAAFAVDRMNQMTSFDEIYVMGDLTSSQTQTPVPGTTTYDLHLTISPTACPRDHKAFASEMTDRCPPVAGKAYDCKLRVTVQSQRDGKTQRSLDDSRCRQL comes from the exons ATGGTGGGTGCCCCCGGGATCCTGGCCGCGGTGCTCTCGGTGTTGCTGATTCCTTCTGCTCACGGGGCCTACCGCTCCGGGGCCGTGACTCTGCGGACAGACGACGGCGTCGTGCAGCAACTGGCGTACTTCGCGGCACAAGAACTCAGGGCGCAACTTTTACGTGTTACGAGCGCAAGTCAACAG ACGTACAGTAGCGGCGGTTGCCTGTATCAGCTGGATATAGAGATAACACGTGACCAACGACGCACG GTTGAACGATGCCAAGTACAGGTCGTTAAGCAACGGTCGGGTTACCACATGACAGAGAGCAGTTGTCAGGTCCAGGTGGCGGCGCAGTCGTTGACCTCGAAGGGACCTGCGGGACCACAACAGGCTTCATTGCAATCTCGCTCCAAAAAATCAGCGTCCATGGCATCAAACCGGAGATCTCAGTCGAAGCAACAGTCCAGACTTAGCGGTGAGGCGCCACGACAAGGTCGACTTACAGGCTTTACAGTCAGGGTGGGTTCTGGCAAGAATCAAGGAGGTACGCAAGGAGTTGGATCCCTGCAGCAAGGAAATCAGAAAGCTGGTGGAGCTGGAAGATTTGGGTCTTTGCAGCAGGGCAACCAGAAAGCAGGTCAACAATTTGGATCGTTGCAGCAAGGTAACCAGAAAGCAGGCCAGCGGTTTGGGTCACTACAACAAGGCAACCAGAAAGCAGGCGGCCAACGGTTTGGCTCGTTACAGCAAGGTAACCAGAAAGCAGGCGGCCAACGGTTTGGCTCGTTACAGCAGGGCAACCAGAAAGCTGGTGGAAACGGACGGTTTGGCTCGTTACAACAAGGCAACCAGAAAGCAGGCGGCCAACGGTTTGGCTCGTTACAGCAGGGCAACCAAAAAGCTGGTGGAAGCGGACGGTTTGGCTCGTTGCAACAGGGCAACCAAAAGGCGGGCCAGCAAGTTGGCTCGTTGCAACAGGGCAACCAGAAAGCCGGTGGAGCAGGAAGGTTTGGCTCGTTGCAACAGGGCAACCAAAAGGCGGGCCAGCAAGTTGGATCGTTGCAGCAGGGCAACCAGAAAGCCGGTGGAGCAGGAAGGTTTGGCTCGTTGCAACAGGGTAACCAAAAGGCGGGCCAGCAATTCGGATCGTTGCAGCAGGGCAACCAGAAAGCAGGCCAGCAATTTGGATCGTTGCAGCAGGGCAACCAGAAGGGCCAAGTCGTTGGGCCATCAGACTATGGTAGGCTCCAGCAAGGAAATCAGAAAGCAGGGGGACAAGGATTCGGTTCTCTGCAGCAAGGTAACCAGAAGGCTGGAGGTCCTGGCTTTGGCTCAATCCAACAAGGGACCCAGAAGGCTGGTGTATTTGGACCTTCTCAGGACACTGGAAGATCCAATGGGTTTGGTGGGAGACAGATTCTTCCGGCATCAGGACTTGACACTTCTACGTTCTTTCCATATGGCCCCGGCACGGGCTCTGCTCAAGGAAATCAGAAAGCCGGAGGGACTGGACAAGGTTTTGGCTCCCTGCAGCAAGGAAACCAGAAAGCCGGAGGGGCTGGACAAGATTTTGGCTCCCTGCAGCAAGGAAACCAGAAAGCCGGTGGAGCTGACCGCGGGTTCGGTTCTCTTCAACAAGGAAATCAGAAGGCTGGCGGGAATGGTCGCGGATTCGGCTCACTGCAGCAAGGTAACCAGAAATCAGGAGGGGCTGGACAAGGTTTCGGTTCATTACAGCAAGGAAACCAAAAAGCAGGAGGAGCTGGTCGAGACTTTGGTTCGCTGCAACAAGGGAATCAAAAAGCCGGTGGAGCTGGTCGTGGCTTCGGTTCTCTACAGCAAGGAAACCAGAAGGCCGGTGAGAATGGTCGTGGATTCGGCTCACTGCAGCAAGGTAACCAGAAAGCAGGTGGGCAAGTGTCTGGTTCCATCCAACGCGGAGGCAAGAACTCGGGTTTCCGACAGGGCTACAGTTCCATCAATCAAGGCAATCAAAAGGCAGGTAGTGCCCGGCAAAACGGAGGGGTTAGAGGCTATACTTCAGGCTTCATGGGTCCGATTCTCCCAGCTTCAAGCGGCGGGAGTACTGTAATCTATCCAGCCGGGTCCAGGTACACAGGGCAGTCCAGGCAGTCCAACGGGAAGACAAGTGGGAACAGAAGAATGACTTCTCAACAGACCGCCTTCGGTCCGAGTCAGAAAAATGCCAGACAGGGCCAATCAAGTTTTGGTTACATTGAGCAAGTAGCACAGCCTATGGAGACCTTCAACGCCGGATACCTTTTAAGTTCTCTTAGATCCCAGCAACCTAAGCAGACCTACTCCTCATACAGCTATTCCTATGGCAACGGAGGAAAGCAGCAAGCATCGTCTTCGAGCTACAGCTATAGCTACAGTTACAGCTACGGAGACCAACCCTCAATACCGAGCAAAGATGACTACCCAAATGATGAAAACGGTGCAGCTGCATTCGCCGTCGACAGGATGAACCAGATGACCAGTTTCGACGAGATCTACGTCATGGGTGACCTGACGAGCTCCCAGACTCAG